The sequence below is a genomic window from Candidatus Ancaeobacter aquaticus.
TGATGGGCATCACTTTATGGATCCTGATTATAATTCTGTTGTTTTTTCTGAAGATATTGTTGGAGACGCAAAAAATTATCTTGTGGAAGATAGTACGGTAGAAGTACTCTATTTTGGAGAGAAGGCAATAGAGATAGAGCTTCCAATAATTGTAGAACTTAAAATAATTGAGACGATACCGGGGTATAGGGGAGACTCTGTTACCAATATACAAAAACCGGCAACACTTGAGACAGGATTCAAAATTACGGTACCACTCTTCATCAAAGAAGGTGAAATCGTTAAAGTTGATACGAGAACAGGGGAGTATACCGGCCGAGCCTAAGAACGAAGGAAGCGGGACGAAAAAACAAAAGATGGATGAAAATAATCGTCTTTCGTCATAGTGAGCAAAGCGAGTATTCGTCCATT
It includes:
- the efp gene encoding elongation factor P, producing MVNAVELRKGMAIMLEKELYIVMDRMHVTPGNWRGYVQATLRNIRTGKSMEKRFRSTEDVERVSLEPKKMTFMYSDNDGHHFMDPDYNSVVFSEDIVGDAKNYLVEDSTVEVLYFGEKAIEIELPIIVELKIIETIPGYRGDSVTNIQKPATLETGFKITVPLFIKEGEIVKVDTRTGEYTGRA